The DNA sequence GTCGGGGACCCGGAGGGGATGCGGGAGTGGTTCGCGGGCTTCGACTCGGCGGTGGACTACGAGGTCCGCGACCTGCACGTCACCGTCGAGGGCGACCTGGCGTTCGGCCACAGCCTCAACCGCGTGTCGGCGGTGCCGCGGGGGCACGGGGAGGCGTTCGACCTGTGGTTCCGCGCCACGGTGTGCCTGCGGCGGGTGGGCGGTGCGTGGCGGATCGCGCACGAGCACACGTCGACCCCGTTCCACATGGACGGCAGCTTCTCGGCGGCGCTGGACCTCACGCCGTAGGCACCGCGGGCGGATTCCGCGAAAGGCGTCGAAATGGACATCGGGGAATCAACTTCGCGGCACGTCGGAAATCGACTCGTGCCGTGGTGGGAGGGCAAGGGAGCGCGGTGTTCGGTGGGAGGCGAACTGGCAGTATTGGCGGCGCTGATCGAGTGATCACCACGTGGAACGGGGTCGGGTCGCGGCGCGACGACGGCCCCAGTCGTGACGGGAGTCGATGTGACCAGGACCGATGTGACCGAGGCGGCCAAGGCGCTGCGCGCGCTGCACGTGCCGGGCAGCCCGCTGGTGGTGCCCAACGCGTGGGACGTCTCGTCCGCCCGCGTGTTCGCCGAGGCGGGCCACCCGGTCGTGGCGACCACCAGTGTCGCCGTGGCCGCCGCGTTAGGTTTCCAGGACGGGCACGACATGCCCGCCGACGTGGCGTTCGACGCCGTGCGCCGGATCGCCGCCGCCGTCGAGGTGCCGGTGACCACCGACATCGAGCGCGGCTACGACCTGCCGCCCGCCCGGGTCGGCGAGCGGCTGGCCGAGGTGGGCGCGGCGGGCTGCAACCTCGAGGACTCCGACCCGCGCTCCAAGGCCATGGTGGACGTGGCCGAGCAGGCCGACTTCCTGGCCGCCGTGCGCGCCGCCAACCCCGAGCTGGTGATCAACGCCCGGATCGACGAGTTCCTCAACGGCGGCAAGTCGTTCGACGACGCCGTGCGGCGCGCGCAGGCCTACTTCGAGGCGGGCGCGGACTGCGTGTACCCGATGCGGCTGCCCGGTGACCGGGTCGCGGAGTTCGTCGAGGCGGTCGGGCGGCGGCCGGTGAACATCGCGCACGGGCCGGGCGCGCCCACCCCGAACGACCTGGCGCCGCTGGGCGTGGCGCGGGTCAGCTTCGGACCGGGTCTGCACAACGTGCTGATGATGAAGCAGCTCAAGAAGATGGCCACCGACATGCTCGACGGCGGAAGCCCGTACCGCGGCTGAACTACCCGCCGGTAACACCCATTAGGGTGACCCCATGTACGAGTGGGACACCGACACGCGGGTGGACGCGACGGGGGACGGGCGGTTCGCCGCGCACCTCACCGACCGGTGGGCCGGTGCCGGTGGACGGCCCAACGGCGGCTACCTCGTCGCGTTCTGCCTGCGGGCGCTCGGCGAGGTGCTGCCGCACGCCGACCCGCTCGTGGTCGGCGCCCACTTCCTGCGGCCCGGCGTGGTCGGGCCCGCCCGCGTCGACACCGAGCTCGTGCGGGCCGGACGCCGGCTGTCCACCGGTGAGGCCCGGCTGACCTGCGGCGACCGCGAAGTGCTGCGCGTCGTCGCTTCCTACGCCGACCTCGCCGGCGGCACCGGCGCGACCGGGTCCGACCTCGTGCTCGGCGAGGCGCCCGACCTGCCGCCGCCGGACGAGTGCGTCGACGCCTACGGCGGCCTGCGCCTGCCCGGCGTCACCGTCTCCGACCGCGTCGACGTGCGCGCGCCCAAGCCGTTCGGCTGGGCGAAGGGCCGGCCCACCGGCATCCCGCGCGCCGAGTTCTGGCTCCGCTTCGCCGACGGCCGCCCCGCCGACACCGCGAGCCTGGCCACCCTGGTCGACACCGTCGCGCCCGCGGTGCTCGAACTCGGCGTCACCGAGTCCTCCACCGTCGAGCTGACCGTCCACGTGCGCGCCCGCCCGACCCCGGACGGCACGGCCGCAGCCTGGCTCGCCGTCCGCGCCGCCACCCGCCACCTCGCGGGCGGCTACTACGAGGAGGACGTCGAGCTGTGGGACACGACCGGGCGGCTGGTGGCCCGGTCACGCCAACTCGCCGTGTCCGCCGGCCGATAATCGGCAGCCCCACCGGCCCACCCTCGATATCCTTGACCCAAATGAACCAGATGTCGCACGCTGACCTGCGTCAACGCCTGTCCGATCTGATGTCGCGGGACCAGCGGAGGCTGGCACGCAGGCTCGACGGCGCCCGCAAGGTCCGCGACGACCGCGCCCGCGCCGCCGTCCTCGCCGAGATCGAGGCCGACGTCGAGGCCGCCGAGCTGCGCGTCGCGCTGCGCCGCGAAGCCGTGCCGAAGATCACCTACCCGCCCGAGCTGCCCGTCAGCGCCCGCAAGGACGACATCGCCGCGCTCATCCGCGACCACCAGGTCGTGATCGTCGCCGGCGAAACCGGCTCGGGCAAGACCACCCAGCTGCCCAAGATCTGCCTCGAACTCGGCCGCGGCGTGCTCGGCCAGATCGGCCACACCCAGCCCCGCCGCCTCGCCGCCCGCACCGTCGCCGAGCGGGTCGCCCAGGAACTGGACACCCCGCTGGGCGGCGCCATCGGCTACAAGGTCCGCTTCACCGACCAGTCCGGCGACGACACCCTGGTCAAGCTCATGACCGACGGCATCCTGCTGGCCGAGATCCAGACCGACCGGATGCTGTCGCGCTACGACACGATCATCATCGACGAGGCGCACGAACGCAGCCTCAACGTCGACTTCCTGCTCGGCTACCTCAAGCAGCTGCTGCCCCGCAGACCCGACCTCAAGGTCGTCATCACCTCCGCGACCATCGACCCCCAGCGGTTCTCCCGGCACTTCGGCGACGCCCCGATCATCGAGGTCTCCGGCCGCACCTACCCCGTCGAGGTCCGCTACCGCCCGATCGTGGACCCCGACGACCCCGACGCCGACCCCGACCGCGACCAGACGCAGGCCGTCTGCGACGCCGTGCGCGAACTGCAGGCCGAAGGGCCCGGCGACGTGCTGGTGTTCCTGTCCGGCGAACGCGAGATCCGCGACACCGCCGACGCCCTGGCCGCCCTGCAGCTGCGCGACACCGAGATCCTGCCGCTGTACGCGCGGCTGTCGTTCGGCGAGCAGCACCGCGTGTTCCAACCCCACCGCGGGCGGCGCGTCGTGCTGGCCACCAACGTCGCCGAGACGTCCCTGACCGTGCCCGGCATCAAGTACGTCGTGGACCCCGGCACCGCCCGGATCTCCCGCTACAGCCACCGGCTCAAGGTGCAGCGGCTGCCCATCGAACCGGTGTCGCAGGCCTCGGCCAACCAGCGCAAGGGCCGCTGCGGCCGCGTCTCCGAGGGCATCTGCGTCCGCCTGTACAGCGAGGACGACTTCGACGCCCGACCCGAGTTCACCGACCCGGAGATCCTGCGCACCAACCTCGCCTCGGTGATCCTGCAGATGACCTCCATCGGCCTGGGCGACATCGCCGCGTTCCCGTTCATCGACCCGCCCGAGGCCCGCAACATCACCGACGGCGTGCAGCTGCTGCAGGAGCTCGGCGCGATCCTGCCCGCCGAGCAGAAGCTCACCCCGCTGGGCCGCAAGCTCGCCCAACTGCCCGTCGACCCCCGCTTGGCCCGCATGGTCATCGAGGCCGACCGCAACGGCTGCGTCCGCGAGGTCATGGTCATCGCCGCCGCCCTGTCCATCCAGGACCCCCGCGAACGCCCCTCGGACAAGCAGCAGGCCGCCGACGAGTTCCACGCCCGCTTCAAGGACCCCGACTCGGACTTCACCGCGTTCCTGAACCTGTGGCAGTACCTGCGCGAGAAGCAGAAGGAGCTGTCCAGCAACCAGTTCCGCCGGCTGTGCCGCGCCGAGTTCCTCAACTACCTGCGCGTGCGCGAGTGGCAGGACATCTACCAGCAGTTGCGGCAGGTCGCGAAGACCCTCGGCGTGCACGTCAACGACCAGCCCGCCGACCCGCGCAACGTCCACGTGTCGCTGCTGTCCGGGCTGCTGTCCCACATCGGCGTCAAGGACGTGCCCCTGCGCCAATCCGGGAAGGGGGAACCGGGCAGGCGCGCCGCCACCGAGTACCTGGGCGCCCGCAACGCG is a window from the Saccharothrix saharensis genome containing:
- a CDS encoding isocitrate lyase/PEP mutase family protein, which produces MTRTDVTEAAKALRALHVPGSPLVVPNAWDVSSARVFAEAGHPVVATTSVAVAAALGFQDGHDMPADVAFDAVRRIAAAVEVPVTTDIERGYDLPPARVGERLAEVGAAGCNLEDSDPRSKAMVDVAEQADFLAAVRAANPELVINARIDEFLNGGKSFDDAVRRAQAYFEAGADCVYPMRLPGDRVAEFVEAVGRRPVNIAHGPGAPTPNDLAPLGVARVSFGPGLHNVLMMKQLKKMATDMLDGGSPYRG
- a CDS encoding thioesterase family protein — protein: MYEWDTDTRVDATGDGRFAAHLTDRWAGAGGRPNGGYLVAFCLRALGEVLPHADPLVVGAHFLRPGVVGPARVDTELVRAGRRLSTGEARLTCGDREVLRVVASYADLAGGTGATGSDLVLGEAPDLPPPDECVDAYGGLRLPGVTVSDRVDVRAPKPFGWAKGRPTGIPRAEFWLRFADGRPADTASLATLVDTVAPAVLELGVTESSTVELTVHVRARPTPDGTAAAWLAVRAATRHLAGGYYEEDVELWDTTGRLVARSRQLAVSAGR
- the hrpA gene encoding ATP-dependent RNA helicase HrpA, giving the protein MNQMSHADLRQRLSDLMSRDQRRLARRLDGARKVRDDRARAAVLAEIEADVEAAELRVALRREAVPKITYPPELPVSARKDDIAALIRDHQVVIVAGETGSGKTTQLPKICLELGRGVLGQIGHTQPRRLAARTVAERVAQELDTPLGGAIGYKVRFTDQSGDDTLVKLMTDGILLAEIQTDRMLSRYDTIIIDEAHERSLNVDFLLGYLKQLLPRRPDLKVVITSATIDPQRFSRHFGDAPIIEVSGRTYPVEVRYRPIVDPDDPDADPDRDQTQAVCDAVRELQAEGPGDVLVFLSGEREIRDTADALAALQLRDTEILPLYARLSFGEQHRVFQPHRGRRVVLATNVAETSLTVPGIKYVVDPGTARISRYSHRLKVQRLPIEPVSQASANQRKGRCGRVSEGICVRLYSEDDFDARPEFTDPEILRTNLASVILQMTSIGLGDIAAFPFIDPPEARNITDGVQLLQELGAILPAEQKLTPLGRKLAQLPVDPRLARMVIEADRNGCVREVMVIAAALSIQDPRERPSDKQQAADEFHARFKDPDSDFTAFLNLWQYLREKQKELSSNQFRRLCRAEFLNYLRVREWQDIYQQLRQVAKTLGVHVNDQPADPRNVHVSLLSGLLSHIGVKDVPLRQSGKGEPGRRAATEYLGARNAKFAIFPGSSLFRKPPQWVMAAELVETSRLWGRTVAKIEPEWAEKLAGHLVKRTYSEPHWEAKRGAVVALEKVTLYGVPIVASRKVDYGRIDPELSRDLFLRHALVQGEWTTHHRFFHHNRELLAEVEELENRARRRDIVVDDDTLYDFYDQRVPADVVSARHFDTWWKKARHTQPDLLTFDKAMLVNDRAAVTPDAYPDQLSRGGLTLPLTYRFEPGAAVDGVTVTLPLPALTTLPDDSLSWQVPGLRTDLVIALIRSLPKPVRRNFVPVPDVAAAALSGIDPDEPLLPALERELRRLTGVVVPREEWQLDQVPEHLKLTFTIVDENDRELAQGKDLAALKAQLRGQLRQTLAAAASNLARTGLTTWDIGDLPRTVQRQRSGIVVTAYPALVDKGDTVAVEILDTPGRQRQAMWRGTRRLLLLNAPSPVKTLQRGLNNAEKLALTRNPHGGVAPLLADCISAAVDKLLRDAGGPVWTEAAFTKLLDHVRRGLGETTFDVVHRVRRVLEAAQDVELRVNGVRGPVFEESLADVRAQLTGLVHAGFVTEAGADRLGDVHRYLQGIARRLEKLPENVRRDQEWMDRVHAVHAEYRELRAALPADEPHEELDEVRWMIEELRLSYFAQTIGTRYTVSDKRIFKALDAVPR
- a CDS encoding YybH family protein, translated to MSESDDIRDLLDQRAAAMRSGDADRLVADYLPDAVTFTLAPPLKHTAPEVGDPEGMREWFAGFDSAVDYEVRDLHVTVEGDLAFGHSLNRVSAVPRGHGEAFDLWFRATVCLRRVGGAWRIAHEHTSTPFHMDGSFSAALDLTP